One genomic window of Sphingobacterium oryzagri includes the following:
- a CDS encoding carboxypeptidase-like regulatory domain-containing protein — protein sequence MSNRDYNIAHIRKYVAGKLSAKEMHELERAAHADEMLMDLIQGIELEQQQQTAFPKDELTAQIMARASQKKSTKLYIWKRIAVAAALLVILSFSFYLFLTQQKSEKTLTTAARSTATKIDTMANAIAGSTTASEDSLSQDDSLGDTRLALKIPQKERPAAPIRQKADGEDKEEQLEKILADIATDTQRLAMAQAETAVPIKKSVVNMQGEQTKQSATASAPNRIRGVNTIPSANGKGVAVFGKIVDSNTEEPLAQVTIKDLVSNKTTASDDKGNFVFISGADSVKLDVQYIGYEGQQIAARTSELNIRLHPQENNLDEVVVSGYGKIEISTKSVPLTGWKAFNSYVAERAKAKNLTEGTVTLKFDLDYEGRPTHIVVDQSVDSLHDAAAIDILKNGPKWQLGKKSTDIKIKVKFKR from the coding sequence ATGTCGAATAGGGATTATAACATAGCGCACATACGCAAGTATGTTGCGGGCAAGCTTTCTGCAAAAGAGATGCATGAGCTTGAACGTGCAGCCCATGCCGACGAGATGTTAATGGATTTGATTCAGGGAATAGAACTTGAACAACAGCAGCAAACAGCTTTTCCGAAGGATGAACTGACGGCACAAATTATGGCACGTGCATCGCAAAAGAAGTCGACTAAGCTTTATATCTGGAAACGGATCGCGGTAGCCGCTGCGCTTCTGGTGATCCTCAGTTTTTCATTTTACCTCTTCCTTACGCAACAAAAAAGCGAGAAAACATTGACCACGGCAGCACGTTCGACGGCGACCAAAATCGATACTATGGCTAATGCTATTGCCGGGAGCACAACAGCTAGCGAAGATAGTTTAAGCCAGGATGATTCGCTGGGCGATACACGGCTCGCGCTGAAAATTCCGCAGAAAGAGCGTCCGGCGGCACCCATACGACAAAAAGCAGACGGTGAGGATAAGGAAGAACAACTGGAAAAGATCTTGGCCGATATAGCAACCGACACCCAACGGTTGGCGATGGCGCAGGCAGAAACCGCTGTGCCAATTAAAAAAAGCGTTGTCAACATGCAAGGCGAGCAGACCAAACAGTCTGCTACGGCCAGCGCCCCGAACCGTATACGCGGTGTGAATACCATACCGTCAGCTAACGGTAAAGGCGTCGCGGTTTTTGGAAAGATAGTAGACAGCAATACGGAAGAGCCGCTAGCGCAAGTGACAATCAAAGATTTGGTGAGCAATAAAACGACCGCTAGCGATGATAAAGGCAATTTTGTCTTTATTTCTGGAGCCGATAGCGTAAAACTGGATGTGCAATACATCGGGTACGAAGGTCAACAAATCGCAGCACGTACGTCAGAATTGAATATCCGCTTGCATCCACAGGAAAATAACCTAGATGAAGTGGTTGTTTCAGGCTATGGTAAGATTGAGATTAGCACCAAAAGTGTTCCCCTTACCGGTTGGAAAGCTTTTAATAGTTACGTTGCTGAGCGCGCCAAGGCAAAAAACCTGACCGAGGGCACCGTAACGCTTAAATTTGATCTCGATTACGAGGGACGGCCTACGCATATCGTAGTAGACCAGTCCGTTGATAGTCTACACGATGCTGCCGCCATAGACATCTTAAAAAATGGACCGAAATGGCAGCTGGGCAAAAAATCTACCGATATCAAGATTAAAGTAAAATTCAAACGCTAA
- a CDS encoding RNA polymerase sigma factor, which yields MKKYLSSDPAATDEQLLAEFHDSGNLRALADLYTRHSEMVYYVCYRYFKERERSKDAVMQIFEELIIKVDKQEIKDFPKWLYVVTKNHCLMALRRNKHNFVVPVDDFVEFSANLHQEDNAHEKEERLSLLEDCVQRLPEKQKVTVDLFFLQEKCYKEVAEISGYSLKEVKSFIQNGKRNLKICMERHVE from the coding sequence ATGAAGAAATACCTATCGTCTGATCCCGCCGCAACGGATGAGCAATTGCTCGCCGAATTCCACGACAGTGGAAATTTGAGGGCATTGGCCGATTTGTATACGAGACATAGTGAAATGGTATACTATGTTTGTTATCGCTACTTTAAGGAGCGCGAGCGTAGTAAGGATGCCGTGATGCAAATTTTCGAAGAGTTGATTATTAAAGTTGACAAACAGGAAATTAAGGATTTTCCGAAGTGGCTATATGTGGTCACTAAAAACCACTGCCTCATGGCGTTGCGTAGAAATAAACATAATTTTGTGGTTCCTGTAGATGATTTTGTGGAATTTTCCGCGAACCTGCATCAGGAAGACAACGCCCATGAAAAAGAGGAACGATTATCGCTGCTGGAGGATTGTGTACAACGCCTTCCGGAGAAGCAAAAGGTGACGGTTGATCTTTTCTTTTTGCAAGAAAAATGCTATAAAGAAGTGGCTGAAATCAGTGGGTATAGTTTAAAGGAAGTGAAGAGCTTTATCCAGAATGGCAAGCGGAATTTGAAAATTTGTATGGAGAGACATGTCGAATAG